From a region of the Fischerella sp. JS2 genome:
- the csm2 gene encoding type III-A CRISPR-associated protein Csm2: MPEPTKSKVTIPPLNSRQSIPQTNVNKTQNIVEEIVKTINGLPDGLKTYPIRDLVKHAEEFGPYLKQQRLETNQVRKFLDAVNRLKANLVETGEFAKIKTEVVLLKPKLAYAAARQKAAKPLGEVMSAAIDEVHSKEDFERLVQLLESIIAYHKAEGGK, translated from the coding sequence ATGCCAGAACCAACTAAATCAAAAGTAACTATTCCACCTCTAAATTCTAGGCAATCAATTCCTCAAACTAACGTCAATAAAACACAAAATATCGTTGAGGAAATTGTTAAAACTATTAACGGCTTACCTGATGGGTTAAAAACATATCCCATTAGAGACTTAGTTAAACATGCTGAAGAATTTGGCCCTTATCTCAAGCAGCAACGATTAGAAACGAACCAAGTTCGCAAATTTTTAGATGCTGTAAATCGCTTAAAAGCCAACTTAGTGGAAACAGGTGAATTTGCAAAAATTAAAACAGAAGTTGTTCTGCTGAAACCAAAATTAGCATATGCCGCAGCTAGACAAAAAGCAGCAAAACCATTAGGAGAGGTGATGTCAGCCGCTATTGACGAAGTTCACAGCAAAGAAGATTTTGAACGGCTAGTTCAATTACTTGAATCAATTATTGCTTATCACAAAGCTGAAGGTGGAAAGTAA
- the csm3 gene encoding type III-A CRISPR-associated RAMP protein Csm3, with the protein MPVSYAQKPLLGKLTLTSQICVETGLHIGGGGENLDIGGLDKPVIRDPLTKYPYLPGSSLKGKLRSILERLLNKPLNRPGGSGTWRYESDDLKDGFTEVEAGRFIAYEGANTCQISRLFGSTGGSKFWMPIETTREEGLYEENKNNPTSTINNQNCIRINRGRNAPARLIIRDCHLVPESAEKLKQVDTGLYMTEWKFENGIDRVTAAANPRQLERVPAGSKFHFELVYTVENKDQAIEDLQNIAIALAILEDDALGGHGSRGYGKVRFQNFQFSYRSLAQYRQITSTPPGTSGLQPLETIPNTQALLDNFGSLSEYVNRLLPGD; encoded by the coding sequence ATGCCAGTATCATACGCACAAAAACCCCTTCTTGGTAAATTAACCCTCACCAGTCAAATTTGTGTGGAAACAGGATTGCATATTGGTGGTGGTGGCGAAAATTTGGATATCGGTGGACTGGATAAACCTGTAATTCGCGATCCTCTCACAAAATATCCTTACTTACCTGGTTCTTCCCTTAAAGGTAAACTGCGTTCTATCTTAGAAAGGTTATTAAATAAACCCCTAAATCGTCCAGGAGGAAGCGGTACTTGGCGCTACGAAAGTGACGATTTAAAAGATGGTTTTACTGAAGTAGAAGCAGGTAGATTTATTGCCTACGAAGGTGCTAACACCTGTCAAATTAGTCGTCTATTTGGTTCTACCGGGGGTTCCAAATTTTGGATGCCAATTGAAACTACTAGGGAAGAAGGATTATATGAAGAAAATAAAAATAATCCTACTTCTACAATCAACAATCAAAATTGTATTAGAATCAATCGCGGACGTAACGCACCAGCTCGATTGATTATTCGAGATTGCCATTTAGTACCAGAATCAGCAGAAAAACTCAAGCAAGTTGACACTGGTTTATACATGACCGAGTGGAAATTTGAAAACGGTATTGACCGAGTGACAGCCGCAGCAAATCCCAGACAGCTAGAACGTGTACCTGCTGGCTCAAAATTTCATTTTGAATTAGTTTACACCGTTGAAAATAAAGATCAAGCCATTGAAGATTTGCAAAATATTGCGATCGCACTCGCCATTTTAGAAGATGATGCACTTGGCGGACATGGTTCCAGAGGGTATGGGAAAGTCAGATTTCAGAACTTTCAGTTTTCCTATCGTAGCTTGGCACAGTATCGCCAAATCACCAGCACTCCTCCTGGTACATCAGGTTTACAACCATTAGAAACCATTCCCAACACCCAAGCACTCTTAGATAACTTTGGAAGTTTAAGCGAGTACGTAAATCGATTATTGCCAGGAGATTGA